In Endozoicomonas sp. GU-1, one DNA window encodes the following:
- the ptcA gene encoding putrescine carbamoyltransferase, which yields MKMPSSSATELTKPELKHFLTTQDYTRQELTDILELMSMFKEARKANAVPQLFAGKSVAMIFEQPSTRTRVSFETAAIILGGGALFLSPKDIHLGAKESLSDTGRVLSRMCDVIMARVDDHKTVAGLAEYSTVPVINGLCDWLHPTQIMADLFTMQEHLPAGKKLEDLTVAFVGDATNVCSSLMFACTKFGMHYKHIGPSKYQAPEMWQEIARENIKLSNGKLTVTDNIEEVEGCDIIIADSFYWFGQEAEKEERLSTFMPTYVVTEDMMAKAGENSIFMHCLPANDQRECTREVMEGPHSVIFDEAENRLTAQMALLVYLTHKSIKKPTEETLAYHKDRIESFLSRL from the coding sequence ATGAAAATGCCATCGTCCAGTGCCACTGAACTGACCAAGCCAGAACTCAAGCACTTCCTGACAACACAGGACTATACACGACAGGAACTGACCGATATCCTTGAGCTGATGAGCATGTTTAAGGAAGCCCGCAAGGCAAATGCGGTACCACAGCTATTTGCCGGCAAGTCGGTTGCCATGATTTTTGAACAGCCTTCCACCCGTACCCGGGTCTCTTTTGAAACAGCCGCCATTATTCTGGGTGGTGGTGCCTTATTCCTTTCTCCAAAAGATATACACCTGGGCGCTAAAGAAAGCTTGTCAGATACCGGGCGTGTACTTTCCCGTATGTGTGATGTCATCATGGCCCGGGTCGATGATCACAAAACCGTCGCAGGCCTGGCTGAGTACTCCACCGTGCCGGTAATCAATGGCCTGTGCGACTGGCTGCACCCAACCCAGATCATGGCTGACCTGTTCACCATGCAGGAACACCTGCCAGCAGGAAAAAAACTGGAAGACCTGACCGTTGCCTTTGTCGGCGATGCCACCAACGTATGTTCTTCCCTGATGTTTGCCTGTACCAAGTTTGGTATGCACTACAAACATATCGGTCCCAGTAAATATCAGGCTCCTGAAATGTGGCAGGAGATCGCCAGAGAAAACATCAAGCTTTCCAATGGCAAACTGACCGTGACCGATAATATCGAAGAAGTGGAAGGCTGTGACATTATTATTGCCGACAGTTTCTACTGGTTTGGCCAGGAAGCCGAAAAAGAAGAGCGTCTGAGTACGTTTATGCCAACCTATGTCGTCACCGAGGATATGATGGCCAAAGCAGGAGAAAACAGCATCTTTATGCACTGCCTGCCTGCTAACGACCAGAGGGAATGTACCCGTGAAGTGATGGAAGGTCCGCACTCTGTGATTTTTGATGAAGCAGAAAACCGACTGACTGCGCAAATGGCATTGCTGGTTTATCTGACGCACAAATCAATTAAAAAACCCACTGAAGAGACGCTGGCCTACCACAAGGATCGTATCGAAAGCTTCCTGAGCCGGCTTTAA
- a CDS encoding APC family permease codes for MTSETIGKMGLPSLTLFSVCAVLVVDGLTASASIGPSSITWWMITMVLFVIPYGLISSELGTTYPGEGGIYDWVKKAFGFKWAVRTTWFYWINVGLWMPAVYIMFAGMFAEMFFPDMHLWWQIAICIGLTWLTIWICNISVDAGVWVTNLGALFKVTVILVLGVGGYWYSSQHGVANEFTLNSMMPSLDSGLGFLPVIIFNLMGFELIACMGSEIKDPRQDIPKSILISAAIVTGLYISGTLGILLALPVEEIGLVAGIVSTLKTLFGDSEFGHFMVYGVGSLALLTFIANMTTWTMGASRAAMEAAQAGELPGFVAREHPVYKTPIGANTITGTVSTVVILLYGLTTGESDELFWSIFAFSSCIFLLPYLFMFPAYFKLRVSDPDRERPYKVPGSTRIQAFLSVLCFLFIAQAVLLFIFPDIGHGTVDWGYSIPVALGITITVGIGEWVLSTATKRMHSASV; via the coding sequence ATGACCAGTGAAACAATAGGAAAAATGGGATTACCCAGCCTGACCCTGTTTAGCGTTTGTGCAGTACTGGTGGTCGATGGTTTGACGGCCAGTGCATCCATAGGACCTTCTTCCATTACCTGGTGGATGATCACCATGGTGCTTTTTGTCATTCCTTACGGCCTGATCTCGTCTGAACTGGGTACCACATATCCTGGTGAGGGCGGCATCTACGACTGGGTAAAAAAAGCTTTTGGTTTTAAGTGGGCTGTCCGCACTACCTGGTTTTACTGGATCAATGTGGGACTCTGGATGCCAGCAGTGTACATCATGTTTGCGGGCATGTTTGCCGAAATGTTCTTTCCGGACATGCATCTTTGGTGGCAAATTGCCATCTGTATTGGTTTAACCTGGCTGACCATCTGGATTTGTAATATTTCCGTGGATGCCGGTGTCTGGGTAACCAACCTGGGGGCCCTTTTCAAGGTAACCGTGATCCTGGTCCTGGGTGTGGGAGGGTACTGGTACTCAAGCCAGCATGGTGTTGCCAATGAGTTTACCTTGAACTCCATGATGCCATCGCTGGATTCCGGTCTCGGCTTCCTGCCGGTCATTATCTTTAATCTGATGGGTTTTGAGCTTATTGCCTGTATGGGCAGTGAAATAAAAGATCCACGTCAAGACATTCCCAAGTCTATCCTGATCTCGGCAGCGATAGTGACAGGGCTGTATATCTCTGGAACCCTCGGCATCCTGCTGGCATTGCCGGTTGAAGAGATTGGTCTGGTTGCCGGTATTGTCTCTACCCTGAAAACTCTGTTTGGTGACAGCGAGTTTGGTCATTTTATGGTATACGGCGTTGGTTCTCTGGCTCTGCTGACTTTTATTGCCAATATGACCACCTGGACCATGGGGGCCAGCCGTGCAGCAATGGAAGCCGCACAGGCGGGAGAGCTTCCCGGATTTGTTGCCAGGGAGCATCCGGTCTACAAAACTCCCATTGGGGCCAATACGATTACCGGTACCGTGTCGACTGTCGTGATCCTGCTTTATGGCCTGACCACCGGTGAAAGTGATGAACTGTTCTGGTCTATTTTTGCTTTTTCTTCCTGCATCTTCCTGCTGCCTTACCTGTTTATGTTTCCGGCCTACTTCAAGCTGCGTGTCAGCGATCCGGATCGTGAACGTCCTTATAAGGTACCCGGCAGCACCAGGATCCAGGCATTCCTGAGCGTACTGTGTTTTCTCTTTATTGCCCAGGCGGTGTTGCTGTTCATTTTTCCGGATATTGGCCATGGCACTGTCGACTGGGGTTACTCCATTCCGGTTGCCCTCGGCATCACCATCACGGTAGGGATTGGCGAATGGGTTCTCAGTACTGCAACCAAACGAATGCATTCCGCTTCTGTGTAA
- the aguA gene encoding agmatine deiminase, whose amino-acid sequence MSITCQTTPKKDKFRMPGEHEAHAEMWMAWPERTDNWRYGGKPAQQVFVNVAKAIVEVTPVTMAVSAAQYDNARRMLPENIRVVEMTTNDSWMRDIGPSYVVNDQGERRGVDWEFNAWGGLVDGLYFPWDRDDQVAQKICEINRDDRYRAPIILEGGSIHVDGEGTLYTTEECLLHESRNPDLGKSDIEQVLADYLNIEKVIWIPRGLYNDETNGHVDNLIHIVRPGEVILSWCDDENDPQYEISQEAWRGLCETTDAHGRQLKIHKMHIPGPLYIQDDEAGGIDICEGMERSAGERLAGSYANFLITNQRIILPLLDPAYDEKAKALLQDLYPGYEVVGVDAREILLGGGNIHCITQQVPAV is encoded by the coding sequence ATGAGTATTACCTGTCAAACCACACCCAAAAAAGACAAGTTCCGGATGCCTGGCGAGCATGAGGCGCACGCAGAAATGTGGATGGCATGGCCAGAGCGTACCGATAACTGGCGCTATGGTGGGAAACCTGCACAACAGGTGTTTGTTAACGTTGCCAAAGCCATTGTTGAAGTGACTCCGGTAACCATGGCGGTATCTGCAGCGCAGTATGACAATGCACGACGGATGCTACCGGAAAATATCCGCGTGGTGGAAATGACCACCAACGACTCCTGGATGCGTGATATCGGTCCCAGTTATGTGGTCAATGACCAGGGGGAGCGCCGTGGTGTTGACTGGGAATTTAATGCCTGGGGCGGCCTGGTGGATGGCCTTTACTTCCCCTGGGACCGTGATGATCAGGTGGCTCAGAAAATCTGCGAAATCAACCGCGATGATCGCTATCGGGCCCCGATTATTCTGGAAGGTGGCTCCATTCATGTGGATGGTGAGGGTACTTTGTATACCACGGAGGAGTGTCTCCTCCATGAAAGCCGCAATCCTGACCTGGGCAAATCAGACATTGAACAGGTTTTGGCAGATTATCTGAATATCGAAAAAGTTATCTGGATTCCAAGAGGCTTGTATAACGACGAAACCAATGGACATGTTGACAACCTGATTCATATCGTTCGCCCCGGCGAGGTGATTCTCTCCTGGTGTGATGATGAAAATGATCCCCAGTATGAGATTTCCCAGGAAGCCTGGCGGGGGTTGTGTGAAACAACAGACGCTCATGGTCGTCAGTTGAAAATTCATAAAATGCACATCCCGGGCCCCCTTTATATACAGGATGATGAAGCAGGTGGCATTGATATCTGTGAAGGTATGGAACGAAGTGCCGGAGAACGTCTGGCCGGTTCTTACGCCAATTTCCTGATTACCAATCAACGGATTATCCTGCCACTGCTGGATCCGGCATACGATGAGAAGGCAAAGGCTCTGTTGCAGGATCTCTATCCCGGCTATGAGGTCGTGGGAGTTGATGCCAGGGAGATTCTGCTCGGTGGCGGGAATATTCACTGCATTACCCAGCAGGTTCCGGCGGTGTAA